A genomic stretch from Anopheles nili chromosome X, idAnoNiliSN_F5_01, whole genome shotgun sequence includes:
- the LOC128728838 gene encoding fibrinogen-like protein A encodes MYELSKGHRMVLSLLLVSAFISLTSATLVASEQNNSTSIQDRLSALENRITLRDEELAKMLQLLLANQKEILRLLQQPDPCVETSYATDGTQKLSGWRRPACLREPRSNNTQLTRGSPVSSDGVTHPVASAYQDVRATDDQPRSCREIPDGMSGEETIYPSSGPAGPGEPIEVYCDQDFEDGGWIVIQNRFDGFVNFNRSWEKYRDGFGDIGTEYWLGLDEIHRLTVAVPHEIAFVAESFRGERRWARYSLFEIGGETDRYRLQKLGVYSGTLGDEFTYNRGMEFSTYDQDHDQYADVNCALRTAAGWWHRSCTRINLNGMYGNESGVRFAYWLDWLHLQGLKRTRIMIREIKKRRK; translated from the exons ATGTACGAATTGTCAAAAGGCCACAGAATGGTGCTgtcgttgctgctggtgtccGCGTTCATCTCACTCACATCGGCGACCCTCGTAGCGTCCGAGCAGAACAATAGCACATCCATTCAAGACAGGCTTAGTGCACTCGAGAACAG AATAACACTCCGAGATGAGGAGCTCGCTAAAATGCTTCAATTGTTACTTGCGAATCAGAAAGAGATCCTACGGCTTCTTCAACAGCCAGATCCATGTGTGGAGACTTCGTATGCCACAGACGGTACACAAAAGTTGAGTGGATGGCGCAGACCCGCGTGTCTACGTGAGCCCAGATCGAATAACACACAGTTAACAAGAGGTTCACCGGTATCATCAGATGGTGTGACGCATCCGGTTGCGTCCGCTTACCAAGATGTCCGAGCGACAGATGATCAACCACGCAGCTGTCGCGAAATACCTGACGGAATGTCAGGTGAGGAGACGATCTACCCAAGCAGCGGTCCTGCTGGTCCAGGTGAACCAATCGAGGTGTACTGTGATCAGGACTTCGAGGACGGCGGTTGGATCGTTATCCAGAACCGTTTTGATGGGTTCGTCAACTTCAACCGTAGCTGGGAGAAGTACCGGGATGGGTTTGGTGACATCGGCACCGAGTACTGGCTGGGATTGGACGAGATCCATCGGTTGACGGTAGCAGTACCTCACGAGATCGCCTTCGTCGCAGAATCCTTCCGAGGTGAACGGCGCTGGGCTAGGTATAGCTTGTTTGAGATCGGAGGTGAAACGGACCGTTATCGACTGCAGAAGCTCGGTGTCTACTCAGGCACGCTTGGAGATGAGTTCACCTACAACCGAGGTATGGAGTTCTCGACCTACGACCAAGACCACGATCAGTACGCCGATGTGAACTGTGCGCTTCGAACAGCTGCAGGTTGGTGGCATCGAAGCTGTACCCGTATCAATCTAAACGGCATGTATGGGAACGAATCCGGTGTTCGGTTCGCGTACTGGCTCGATTGGCTACACCTGCAGGGGCTCAAGCGCACTCGCATCATGATCCGGGAGATCAAAAAACGCCGCAAGTGA